A genomic stretch from Erigeron canadensis isolate Cc75 chromosome 9, C_canadensis_v1, whole genome shotgun sequence includes:
- the LOC122583075 gene encoding glutamate receptor 1.3-like, with protein sequence MMLHNHCKIILLLLIFLSFLNQDSCALSFPSENSSIVLHDQAVVRVGIILDMESWIAKSIHSFITMAISDFYAFNNNYSTQIVFHTRDSKGDPLQAVSAVLDLLNNIKVQAIIGPETYLEAKLLALIADKAQVPIFSFAGSLSIDHPYLFQVTDDKSNMSKTITTVVESFKCRDVILLYEDTDCRQESVSYILKSFQEKGIQVRHRSAVPATATDDQITHELQKIKISYTRVIIVNIPSSLASRFLLIAKKWGMVSEEYTWIVTYMTLDILQSVDTEVMESLPGVICVRPYIPASRKLLNLTARWYNEWTTKYPTLASTEVSVLAIWAYDTLWALTESVQRVGVQLTFAVPHFDAMLLHEISKFRFQGVSGEFRFFDRKLVSNGFKIINVIGNGERRGSTISPKRRILQTTSDKKLKVGVLTRRKFKYFIDTDYDNLTNITTATGFSVDVFNTCLHSLPFDVSYELVPYANGTYDDLIKKVYDQEIDAILGDSTILANRSQYVDFTATYTDLGVGMLTRINHNDMWIFLKPLDVDLWLSSVGFAVLTGFAVWAIESMDQGSHGSPAQQIGPTFWFILMTLFFAQRERLSSNLSKFVVFVWLTVVLILISSYTATLASLLTVEQFELASNEGTVGFHGGSFVAGVTVSNLHFEDYRHRPYYSYEDYAVALSKGGKHDGADAIIDEIPYIKMFLGKHSSNYALISPEATTSGFAFIFAKGSPMAVEMSQQISKIREDGTLGLLEKKWFEKHSSLSQHTLTKWDLFSLSTSDIRDMRTSCKTSAPSHHFLCIEA encoded by the exons ATGATGCTCCATAATCATTGCAAAATCATTCTTTTGCTTCTGATATTTTTGAGCTTTTTAAATCAGGATTCATGTGCACTCTCGTTTCCATCCGAAAACAGTAGCATTGTCTTGCATGACCAAGCTGTTGTACGAGTGGGAATCATCCTCGACATGGAATCATGGATTGCAAAGTCCATTCACAGCTTCATAACAATGGCAATCTCTGACTTTTAtgcatttaataataattacagTACCCAGATCGTTTTCCACACAAGGGACTCCAAAGGTGACCCTTTACAAGCTGTATCAGCTG TTCTCGATCTTCTGAATAACATAAAGGTGCAAGCAATCATAGGTCCAGAAACATATCTTGAAGCAAAGTTATTAGCCCTGATTGCTGATAAGGCTCAAGTTCCAATATTTTCCTTTGCGGGTTCTCTGTCCATAGATCATCCATACTTGTTTCAAGTTACAGATGACAAGTCAAATATGTCCAAAACCATTACCACCGTTGTGGAATCTTTCAAGTGTAGAGATgttatacttttatatgaaGATACTGATTGTAGGCAGGAGAGCGTGTCATATATTCTTAAATCGTTCCAAGAGAAAGGTATCCAAGTCAGGCACAGAAGTGCAGTTCCTGCAACGGCCACAGATGATCAGATCACTCACGAGTTGCAAAAGATCAAGATAAGTTACACTAGGgtaattattgtaaatataccATCTTCATTAGCTTCTAGATTTTTGTTAATAGCAAAAAAATGGGGAATGGTGAGTGAGGAGTACACTTGGATTGTAACTTATATGACACTTGACATACTGCAATCAGTAGATACTGAAGTTATGGAGTCATTGCCAGGAGTGATTTGTGTGAGGCCTTACATTCCAGCATCAAGGAAGCTGCTTAACTTAACTGCGAGATGGTACAACGAATGGACTACAAAGTACCCTACTTTAGCATCAACGGAGGTAAGCGTACTTGCTATATGGGCATACGACACACTTTGGGCACTTACAGAGTCTGTTCAAAGGGTTGGGGTTCAGTTAACATTTGCTGTCCCACATTTTGATGCCATGCTTTTACACGAGATTTCAAAATTCAGATTTCAGGGTGTAAGTGGTGAATTTAGATTTTTTGATAGAAAGCTAGTCTCCAATGGATTCAAGATTATAAATGTTATAGGCAATGGAGAGAGAAGAGGGTCTACTATCTCCCCAAAACGTCGGATACTGCAAACAACTAGTGATAAAAAACTGAAAGTTGGCGTTCTAACAAGAAGAAAGTTTAAGTACTTTATTGATACAGATTATGACAATTTGACCAATATTACAACTGCCACCGGATTCTCTGTAGATGTCTTCAACACTTGCCTTCATTCTTTACCCTTTGATGTATCGTATGAGTTAGTTCCATATGCTAATGGAACTTATGATGACCTTATAAAGAAAGTTTATGATCAG gagaTTGATGCTATCTTGGGTGATTCAACAATTCTTGCAAACAGATCTCAATATGTTGACTTCACAGCGACTTACACTGACTTGGGCGTAGGAATGCTTACAAGAATCAACCATAATGACATGTGGATTTTCTTGAAGCCGCTCGATGTGGATCTTTGGCTAAGCTCTGTTGGTTTTGCTGTCCTTACAGGATTTGCCGTTTGGGCTATTGAGTCTATGGATCAAGGGTCCCATGGATCACCTGCTCAGCAAATTGGACCGACCTTTTGGTTCATCCTAATGACCCTGTTCTTTGCTCAAA GAGAGAGGCTGTCAAGTAACCTGTCAAAATTTGTGGTGTTTGTTTGGTTAACGGTTGTCCTTATTCTGATCTCAAGTTACACTGCAACATTGGCTTCACTATTAACTGTTGAACAGTTTGAGTTAGCATCTAACGAAGGAACTGTGGGGTTTCATGGAGGATCTTTTGTGGCAGGAGTGACCGTTAGCAACTTACATTTTGAGGATTATAGACATAGACCATACTATTCTTATGAAGATTATGCTGTTGCATTATCAAAAGGTGGAAAACATGATGGTGCTGATGCAATCATTGATGAAATCCCCTACATCAAGATGTTTCTAGGAAAGCACTCATCTAACTATGCCTTGATTTCTCCTGAAGCTACAACTTCTGGTTTTGCCTTC aTCTTTGCAAAAGGGTCACCTATGGCAGTAGAGATGTCACAACAAATTTCCAAAATAAGAGAAGATGGAACTCTGGGACTTCTGGAGAAGAAGTGGTTCGAGAAACACTCATCATTATCGCAACATACTCTGACTA
- the LOC122583076 gene encoding glutamate receptor 1.4-like: MVLHNHCKLILLLLICLDLCTHSIPSENSSIVLHDQVVVHVGIILDMETWIVKSIHSFITMAISDFYALNYKFSTKIVFHTRDSKGDPLQAVSAVLDLLNNVKVQAIIGPETYLEAKLLAPIADKAKVPIFSFVDTPPTDYQYLFQITSDKSILFKTIITLVESFKWKDVIFLYEDADCGGESLSHFLESLQDKSIRVSLRSAVPAMATNDQITQELQKIKISYTRVIIVHMPSLLASRFLLIAKRLQMVSERYTWIVTYTTLDILQSVDNEVIESLPGMICVRPYIPASRKLLNLTARWYKEWTTKYPTSALTEVSVLAIWAYDTVWALAESIQKVGVQSSLAVPQFDSMLLHKISKSTFQGLSGEFRFFNRKLVSNGFKIVNVIGNGNGRGSTISPKRRILQSTSDKKLKVGVLARKKFSYFIDTYYDDLTNITIASGFSVDVFNTCIHALPFDVSYELVPYTNGSYNDLVKKVYDQVIDAILGDTTILENRSHYVDFTATYTDLGVGMLTRINHNDMWIFLKPLDVDLWLGSIVFAILTGFTIWAIESMNKGSQISPAKQIGSTFWLLLMTLFFAQRDRLSSNLSKFVVFVWLLVVLILISSYTATFASLLTVEQLKLAAVTISNVHFGDYRGRPYYSYEEYADALSRGGKHGGADAIIDEIPYIKMFLGKYSADYAMILREDVTSGFGFVSTYLKHYIKVA; this comes from the exons ATGGTGCTCCATAATCATTGCAAACTCATTCTTTTGCTTCTGATATGCTTGGATTTATGTACACACTCGATTCCATCTGAAAACAGTAGCATTGTCTTGCATGACCAAGTTGTGGTACATGTGGGAATCATTCTCGACATGGAAACATGGATTGTAAAGTCCATTCACAGCTTCATAACAATGGCAATCTCTGACTTTTATGCACTTAATTACAAATTCAGTACGAAGATTGTTTTCCACACAAGGGACTCCAAAGGCGACCCTTTACAAGCTGTATCAGCTG TTCTCGATCTTCTGAATAACGTAAAGGTGCAAGCAATCATAGGCCCAGAAACATATCTTGAAGCAAAGTTATTAGCCCCGATTGCTGATAAGGCTAAAGTTCCAATATTTTCATTTGTGGATACTCCCCCCACGGATTATCAATACTTGTTTCAAATTACATCTGACaaatcaattttgtttaaaacCATTATCACCCTTGTGGAATCTTTCAAATGGAAGGATGTTATATTTCTATATGAGGATGCTGATTGTGGGGGCGAGAGCTTATCACATTTTCTTGAATCTTTACAAGACAAAAGTATCCGAGTCAGCCTCAGAAGTGCAGTTCCTGCAATGGCCACTAATGATCAGATCACTCAAGAGTTGCAAAAGATCAAGATAAGTTACACTAGGGTAATTATTGTACATATGCCGTCTTTATTAGCATCTAGATTTTTGTTAATAGCAAAAAGATTGCAAATGGTGAGCGAGAGGTACACTTGGATTGTAACTTACACGACACTTGACATACTGCAATCGGTGGATAATGAAGTTATAGAGTCATTGCCAGGAATGATATGTGTGCGGCCTTACATCCCAGCATCAAGGAAGCTGCTTAACTTAACTGCGAGATGGTACAAGGAATGGACTACAAAGTACCCTACTTCAGCATTAACGGAGGTAAGTGTGCTTGCTATATGGGCATACGACACAGTTTGGGCACTTGCAGAGTCTATTCAAAAGGTTGGGGTTCAGTCGTCATTAGCTGTCCCGCAATTTGATTCCATGCTTCTACACAAGATCTCAAAATCCACATTTCAGGGGTTAAGTGGTGAGTTTAGATTTTTTAATAGAAAGCTAGTCTCCAATGGATTCAAAATTGTGAATGTTATAGGCAACGGAAATGGAAGGGGGTCTACCATCTCCCCAAAACGTCGGATACTGCAATCGACTAGTGATAAAAAGCTGAAAGTTGGCGTTCTAGCACGGAAAAAGTTTAGCTACTTTATAGATACATATTATGACGATTTGACCAATATTACAATTGCCTCCGGATTCTCTGTAGATGTCTTCAATACTTGCATTCATGCTCTACCATTTGATGTATCGTATGAGTTAGTTCCATACACCAATGGATCTTATAATGACCTTGTAAAGAAAGTTTATGAtcaa GTGATTGATGCTATCTTAGGTGATACAACAATTCTTGAAAACAGATCTCACTATGTTGACTTCACAGCGACTTACACAGATTTGGGCGTAGGAATGCTTACAAGAATTAACCATAATGACATGTGGATTTTCCTGAAGCCGCTCGATGTGGATCTTTGGCTAGGCTCTATAGTTTTTGCTATCCTTACAGGGTTCACCATTTGGGCTATTGAGTCTATGAATAAAGGGTCCCAAATATCACCTGCTAAGCAAATTGGATCAACCTTTTGGCTCCTTCTAATGACCCTATTCTTTGCTCAAA GAGACAGGCTGTCAAGTAACCTGTCAAAGTTTGTGGTGTTTGTTTGGTTACTGGTTGTCCTAATTCTGATCTCGAGTTACACTGCAACATTTGCTTCTTTGCTAACTGTTGAACAGCTTAAGTTAGCAGCAGTGACTATTAGCAATGTGCATTTTGGAGATTATAGAGGTAGACCATACTATTCTTATGAAGAGTATGCAGATGCTTTATCAAGAGGTGGAAAACATGGTGGTGCTGATGCAATCATTGATGAAATCCCCTACATCAAGATGTTTCTGGGAAAGTACTCAGCTGATTATGCCATGATTTTACGTGAAGATGTTACATCTGGTTTTGGCTTCGTAAGTacct atttaaaacattatataaaagtcgca
- the LOC122582974 gene encoding glutamate receptor 1.3-like, which produces MVLHNHCKVNLLLLILFLSFLNINLCTHSFPSENSSSIVLHDEAVVRVGIILDMESWTAKSIHSFITMAISDFYALHDNYSTRVIFHTRDSKGDPLQALSSVLDLLNNVKVQAIIGPETYLEAKLLAPIADKAKVPMFSFAGSPSMYSPYLFQITEDKSILSKTVTTLVESFKRRDVIFLYEDADCRQESVSYILESFQDKSIRVTHRNAVSAMATDDQITQELQKIKISHTRVIIVHMPSLLASRFLLIAKRLGMVSEKYTWIVTYMTLDIVCSVDSEVTESLPGVICVRPYIPASKKLLNLTARWYNEWTTKYPTLSSREVSVLTIWAYDTIRALAESVQRVGVQLSCSVPQFDSMLLHEISKSRFQGVSGEFRFVDRKLVSNGFKIANVIGNGEERRSTISTKRRILRTTSDKKLKVGVLAHRTFNYFIDAYYDNLTNITTATGFSVDVFNTCIDALPFDVSYELVAYANKTNDDLIKKVYDQEIDAILGDSTILEKRSQYVDFTATYTDLGVGMLVRINHNDMWIFLKPLDVNLWLSSVGFAILTGFAVWAIESMDQGSQRSPAEQISATFWFILMTLFSAQRERLSSNLSKFVVFVWLLVVLILISSYTATLASLLTVEQFQIASKGGTVGFHGGSFVAGVTVSNLNFENHRHKPYYSYDDYADALSRGGKHGGADAIIDEIPYIKMFLGKYSSDYAMISPETSTSGFGFIFAKGSTMAVEMSRQIAKIRENGTLHLLEKKWFEKHSSSSQDALTKPRTLNFDSFRGLFLISGISSALALMTSVICLLRAKLELHGIISFVLQHNLIANLKRRYLT; this is translated from the exons ATGGTGCTCCATAATCATTGCAAAGTCAATCTTTTGCTTCTGATattattcttgagttttttaaatattaatttatgtaCACACTCGTTTCCATCCGAAAACAGTAGCAGCATTGTCTTGCATGATGAAGCTGTTGTACGAGTGGGAATCATTCTGGACATGGAGTCATGGACTGCAAAGTCCATTCACAGCTTCATAACAATGGCAATTTCTGATTTTTATGCACTTCATGACAATTACAGTACAAGGGTCATTTTCCACACTAGGGACTCCAAAGGTGACCCTTTACAAGCTCTATCATCTG TTCTCGATCTTCTGAATAACGTAAAGGTGCAAGCAATCATAGGCCCAGAAACATATCTTGAAGCAAAGTTATTAGCCCCGATTGCTGATAAGGCTAAAGTTCCAATGTTTTCCTTTGCGGGTTCTCCCTCCATGTATTCTCCATACTTGTTTCAAATTACAGAAGACAAATCAATTCTGTCCAAAACCGTTACTACCCTTGTGGAATCTTTCAAACGGAGGGatgttatatttttgtatgAGGATGCTGATTGTAGGCAGGAGAGCGTCTCATATATTCTTGAATCATTCCAAGACAAAAGTATCCGAGTCACCCACAGAAACGCAGTTTCTGCAATGGCCACAGATGATCAGATCACTCAAGAGTTGCAAAAGATCAAGATTAGTCACACTAGGGTAATTATTGTACATATGCCGTCTTTATTAGCATCAAGATTTCTCTTAATAGCAAAAAGATTGGGAATGGTGAGTGAGAAGTACACTTGGATTGTAACTTATATGACACTTGACATAGTCTGTTCGGTGGATAGTGAAGTTACAGAGTCATTGCCAGGAGTGATATGTGTGAGGCCTTACATTCCAGCATCAAAGAAGCTGCTTAACTTAACTGCTAGATGGTATAATGAATGGACTACAAAGTACCCTACTTTATCATCAAGAGAGGTAAGTGTGCTTACTATATGGGCATACGACACAATTCGGGCGCTTGCAGAGTCTGTTCAAAGGGTTGGGGTTCAGTTATCATGTTCTGTGCCACAATTTGATTCCATGCTTCTACACGAGATCTCAAAATCCAGATTTCAGGGTGTAAGTGGTGAGTTTAGATTTGTGGATAGAAAGCTGGTCTCCAATGGATTCAAGATTGCGAATGTTATAGGCAATGGAGAGGAAAGACGGTCTACTATCTCCACCAAACGTCGGATACTGCGAACGACCAGTGATAAAAAATTGAAAGTCGGCGTTCTAGCACATAGAACGTTTAACTACTTTATAGATGCATATTATGACAATTTGACCAATATTACCACTGCCACTGGATTCTCTGTAGATGTCTTCAATACTTGCATTGATGCTTTACCATTTGATGTATCGTATGAGTTAGTTGCATATGCCAATAAAACTAATGACGATCTTATAAAGAAAGTTTATGATCAG gAGATTGATGCTATCTTGGGAGATTCAACAATTCTTGAAAAGAGATCTCAATATGTTGACTTCACGGCGACTTACACTGACTTGGGAGTAGGGATGCTTGTAAGAATCAACCATAATGACATGTGGATTTTCTTGAAGCCGCTTGATGTGAATCTTTGGCTAAGCTCAGTTGGGTTTGCTATCCTTACAGGCTTCGCCGTTTGGGCAATTGAGTCTATGGATCAAGGGTCCCAAAGATCACCTGCTGAGCAAATATCAGCAACCTTTTGGTTCATCCTAATGACCCTATTCTCCGCTCAAA GAGAGAGGCTGTCAAGTAACCTGTCAAAATTTGTGGTGTTTGTTTGGTTACTGGTTGTCCTTATTCTGATTTCGAGTTACACTGCAACATTGGCTTCACTACTAACTGTTGAACAGTTTCAAATAGCATCAAAGGGCGGAACTGTTGGGTTTCATGGCGGCTCTTTTGTGGCAGGGGTGACTGTTAGCAACTTGAACTTTGAGAATCATAGACATAAACCATACTATTCTTACGACGATTATGCAGATGCTTTATCGAGAGGTGGAAAACACGGTGGTGCTGATGCAATCATCGATGAAATCCCCTACATTAAGATGTTTTTAGGAAAGTATTCATCTGATTATGCAATGATTTCACCTGAAACAAGTACTTCTGGTTTTGGTTTC ATCTTTGCAAAAGGATCAACTATGGCAGTAGAGATGTCAAGGCAAATTgcaaaaataagagaaaatggAACTCTCCATCTTCTGGAGAAGAAGTGGTTCGAGAAACACTCATCATCATCGCAGGATGCTCTGACTAAGCCACGAACCTTGAATTTTGATAGTTTTCGAGGTTTGTTTCTTATTAGTGGGATCTCTTCGGCTCTAGCACTTATGACATCCGTGATTTGCTTGCTTCGTGCAAAACTAGAGCTCCATGGCATTATCTCCTTTGTATTGCAGCATAATTTGATCGCTAATTTGAAGCGCCGATATCTTACCTAG